The proteins below are encoded in one region of Etheostoma spectabile isolate EspeVRDwgs_2016 unplaced genomic scaffold, UIUC_Espe_1.0 scaffold00009803, whole genome shotgun sequence:
- the LOC116679200 gene encoding interferon-induced protein with tetratricopeptide repeats 1B: protein MCAAQSPTTLESKLEALQCHFTWDLDHSKSILLRRRATLEDIGTEEGNSWLGHIYNLRGFIQYQLGFTEDAQSLFSKAAEAFRKTRNADQGPWLVVNYGDLAWLHHHLGDRAESQAYLSKVHALMKKYPPPSQDPQDQLHPEIYAEKAWTLMKFSAEQKKQAADYFQRAIRMQPDMVEWNTSYVLGLVGFVKHNDYKVKAELLEKMRLAKEQDPENMYLAALYLNQCTQKGENIEEEARELARKVLRNPVSSYSGIRPLLKVYSYYISVDTAIALAEEALGTHPDQRYLKRCAALCYKWKIVYVRERRLSPIEIDRAIGLHEEVIALYPDSFLIKKIAFANIYAQLNQGMAEAEQIYQEMLELDLEPAEKQMLYNSYAEHLYLNCRNYHKSIQYHMKAAEIPQHSPHRRYSIRTLKRIRDRGRSHMCREIHELLENLQSP from the exons ATGTG TGCTGCTCAGAGTCCAACAACACTGGAGTCCAAACTGGAGGCCCTGCAGTGCCACTTCACCTGGGATCTGGACCACAGCAAGTCCATCCTCTTACGTCGCAGGGCCACCCTGGAGGACATCGGCACCGAGGAGGGGAACAGCTGGCTGGGTCACATCTACAACCTGCGGGGGTTCATCCAGTACCAGCTGGGGTTCACCGAAGACGCCCAGAGTCTCTTCAGCAAGGCTGCAGAGGCCTTTAGGAAGACAAGAAACGCAGACCAGGGTCCCTGGTTGGTGGTGAACTACGGGGACCTGGCGTGGCTGCACCACCACCTGGGAGACCGAGCAGAGAGTCAGGCTTACCTGTCAAAGGTCCACGCCCTGATGAAGAAATACCCACCTCCATCCCAGGACCCCCAGGACCAGCTCCATCCAGAGATCTACGCTGAGAAAGCCTGGACCCTGATGAAGTTCAGCGCAGAACAAAAGAAACAGGCTGCAGATTACTTCCAGAGAGCCATCAGGATGCAGCCGGACATGGTGGAGTGGAACACCAGCTACGTCTTAGGGTTGGTGGGGTTTGTCAAGCACAACGACTACAAGGTGAAAGCTGAGCTTCTGGAGAAAATGAGACTCGCCAAGGAACAGGATCCAGAGAACATGTACCTCGCTGCCCTCTACCTTAATCAATGCACTCAGAAAGGAGAAAACATTGAAGAAGAAGCACGTGAGTTAGCCAGAAAGGTGCTGAGAAACCCTGTGAGCAGCTACAGTGGCATTAGACCTTTACTAAAGGTCTACAGTTACTACATCTCTGTTGACACGGCCATTGCTTTGGCCGAGGAGGCTCTGGGAACCCATCCAGACCAGCGTTATCTGAAGCGATGCGCTGCACTCTGCTACAAATGGAAGATCGTTTACGTCAGGGAGCGTCGCCTGAGTCCAATCGAGATAGACCGAGCCATAGGTCTCCATGAGGAGGTGATCGCTCTCTACCCTGATTCGTTCCTCATAAAGAAAATAGCTTTCGCAAATATATACGCACAGTTAAATCAGGGCATGGCCGAAGCTGAGCAGATATACCAGGAAATGCTAGAACTGGACCTGGAACCTGCAGAGAAACAGATGCTCTACAACAGCTACGCAGAACATCTATACCTCAATTGTAGGAATTACCACAAGTCGATCCAGTATCACATGAAGGCTGCAGAGATACCGCAGCACTCCCCCCATCGACGGTACAGCATCAGGACCCTGAAGAGGATCAGGGACCGAGGCAGGAGCCACATGTGTAGAGAAATCCACGAGCTTCTGGAAAACCTGCAAAGCCCATAG